In the genome of Syngnathoides biaculeatus isolate LvHL_M chromosome 14, ASM1980259v1, whole genome shotgun sequence, one region contains:
- the trpm2 gene encoding transient receptor potential cation channel subfamily M member 2 isoform X2, with product MERHRKKGCRLNRAIVCLKNHVNWIRQNIRKKECCFFEKGAREDVCMCGYSKTEHVADAVPTEDQSGGTWDPNTHVREVPTDAFGEINFGGLRQTTTKYARVSTDTSPEVLYQLMTEQWKVPPPNLLISVTGGAKNFYLKTRLKNVFQRGLIKVAQTTGAWIITGGTNTGVMKHVGQAVRDYSLSSSMQGQIVTIGLATWGVIHNKEVLVHSQGCFPAHYPMEVKGRLPCLDNNHTHFLLVDDGTHGRYGVEIDLRSRLEKCISGKTLGNKAVGVSIPVVCVVLDGGAGTLNTIYTAMLNDTPCVVLEGSGRMADVIAHAAGLPVSQVTIGLIHRLLKKFLSLEYDNFADLKIIEWTKKIQDIIRMSHLLTVFRGGGDSHGDVDVAILQALFKASRVSSSQVMEGWRRQLELAIVWNRVDIAATEIFTDESQWKSSDLHWAMFSALASNKPRFVSLLLENGVSLREFLQSEDTLCELYKQLPNCFFLRKLAKRVHASCFRRRKVFAVRNRVHSAQTEGISLSHVSEEVRHLLGSFTRPIYPPPTTTYHFNMEDAASLSRNLSGSQAPLRVDLTEAQRDPARDLFLWAVLQKNRELSEIAWEQCTDCMSAALAACKILRKMAQEGSDADEAADMRELADHFETRAIGVFTQCYSSGEERAKKLLVRVSPFWGKTTCLRLALEANCKSFVALSGVQALLTEIWCGELSVDNAVWRVTICMIFFPLIYTGFLIYRPDELIQKQNEKSEAIKTVASVTGSVHRTKAKSHDLTTMKSLNCWSRLACLYSSPQVKFYWNIVSYFAFLFLFAVVLMMDFQTTPSHAEILLYVWLFSVVSEEVRQLFYDPDGFGFHKKARMYIRELWNILDVLSIILFIVGLVFRLTSKLFYAGKIVLCIDFVVFCLRLMAIFSISRTLGPKIIIVRRMMMDMFFFMFLLSIWVVAYGVAKQGILIHNDDRLEWIFRGAVYEPYLIIFGNVPTNVDYSEFDLNSCTMNGMDPLKPKCPVLNENQTPAFPEWLTIIMLCVYLLFANILLLNLLIAIFNFTFEEVQDNSDRIWKFQRYELIKEYHSRPAAPPPFIILSHLYIFVRNVVLCRPPFKSRKFRTELPHIEEEELLSWEALMKDRYLLSTQQQQTRAMERCIVDTAQKVSAISDRLEREEETSSAVLVKRLARLEEQVVQSAKGLQWIMETLKSTGLAGKDEQPIPILSTGKDQPESSESANEADGFHVKARQFHYPNSKVTRFPVPEEKVPWEVGFNSYTPPYYRSEDIADGSDSEVLDNYRNPGGRTGIRGQGSLSHPGPNLHVDLVITRLRDTGRSVLEFLAVEDEQQKMSVLPGGPVESVERLPSALMRTLGRSLYEKLHEKMAEGILVFEGYVDDVRNTDNAWVETTVINLHLDSSEESEEIVNMVACSRGSLQWQEVSCKNGLCADQSDSLRRVAVLHNRN from the exons ATGGAGCGGCACCGGAAGAAGGGGTGTCGGCTCAACCGAGCGATTGTTTGTCTGAAAAAT CACGTCAACTGGATACGACAGAACATCCGCAAGAAAGAGTGTTGCTTCTTTGAGAAAGGTGCCAG AGAGGACGTGTGCATGTGCGGCTACTCCAAGACCGAGCACGTGGCCGACGCCGTCCCGACGGAGGACCAGAGCGGCGGGACCTGGGACCCGAACACCCACGTCCGTGAAGTCCCCACGGATGCTTTCGGGGAGATCAACTTTGGGGGGTTGAGACAGACGACGACCAAg TACGCCCGAGTGTCCACAGACACCAGTCCTGAGGTGCTGTACCAACTGATGACCGAGCAATGGAAAGTCCCTCCACCCAACCTTCTGATCTCGGTCACCGGCGGAGCCAAGAACTTCTACCTGAAGACCCGCCTCAAGAACGTTTTCCAAAGAGGTCTCATCAAAGTGGCCCAGACAACAG GTGCGTGGATCATCACGGGGGGAACCAACACTGGCGTCATGAAGCACGTCGGGCAGGCGGTGAGGGATTACTCCCTGAGCAGCTCCATGCAGGGCCAGATCGTGACCATTGGACTGGCGACGTGGGGAGTCATTCACAACAAGGAGGTTCTGGTGCATTCACAG GGTTGTTTCCCCGCTCATTACCCGATGGAGGTCAAGGGTCGCCTGCCCTGCCTTGACAACAACCACACCCACTTCCTGTTGGTAGACGACGGCACCCACGGCCGGTACGGTGTCGAGATCGATCTGAGGAGTCGTCTGGAGAAGTGCATCTCCGGAAAGACTCTGGGAAATAAAG CGGTGGGAGTTAGCATCCCTGTGGTGTGTGTGGTTCTGGACGGAGGAGCAGGCACTCTCAAT ACCATCTACACGGCCATGCTCAACGACACGCCGTGCGTCGTGTTGGAGGGCTCCGGGAGAATGGCCGACGTGATCGCCCACGCGGCGGGACTCCCCGTGAGCCAGGTCACCATCGGTCTCATCCACCGGCTGCTCAAGAAGTTCCTCAGCCTGGAGTACGACAACTTCGCCGACCTCAAGATCATCGAGTGGACCAAAAAG ATTCAGGACATCATCAGGATGTCTCACCTGCTGACGGTGTTCAGAGGAGGCGGAGACAGTCACGGAGACGTCGATGTGGCCATTTTACAAGCGCTCTTTAAAG CTTCGAGGGTCAGCTCATCTCAGGTCATGGAGGGATGGCGGAGGCAGCTGGAGCTGGCTATCGTCTGGAACAGAGTGGACATAGCCGCCACGGAGATCTTCACCGACGAGAGCCAGTGGAAG TCCAGTGACCTCCACTGGGCTATGTTCTCTGCGCTGGCCAGCAACAAGCCCCGGTTTGTGAGCCTCCTGCTGGAGAACGGCGTGAGTCTGAGGGAGTTTCTCCAGAGCGAGGACACTCTGTGCGAGCTCTACAAGCAGCTGCCCAACTGCTTCTTCCTGCGCAAACTGGCCAAGCGCGTCCACGCGTCCTGCTTCCGGAGGAGGAAGGTGTTCGCCGTCAGGAACCGGGTGCACTCGGCGCAGACCGAGGGCATCTCCTTGAGTCACGTGTCGGAAGAAGTGCGCCACCTCTTGGGTAGCTTCACCCGGCCCATCTACCCGCCGCCCACCACGACGTACCATTTCAATATGGAGGACGCGGCGTCG TTGTCGAGAAATTTGTCTGGTTCCCAAGCTCCGCTCAGGGTGGACCTCACCGAGGCCCAGAGAGATCCAGCCAGAGACCTTTTTCTTTGGGCCGTTCTCCAGAAAAACAGGGAGCTATCTGAAATCGCCTGGGAACAG TGTACGGACTGCATGTCCGCCGCGCTGGCCGCCTGCAAGATCCTGAGGAAGATGGCCCAGGAGGGCAGCGACGCGGACGAGGCCGCAGACATGCGAGAGCTGGCTGATCACTTCGAGACGCGCGCCATCG gCGTTTTCACTCAGTGTTACAGCAGCGGAGAAGAGCGAGCTAAGAAGCTGCTGGTTCGCGTGTCGCCATTTTGGGGGAAGACCACGTGCCTGAGGCTAGCGCTGGAGGCTAACTGTAAAAGCTTCGTGGCCCTGTCAGGTGTCCAG GCCCTCCTGACTGAGATCTGGTGCGGTGAGCTGTCCGTGGACAACGCCGTGTGGAGGGTGACGATCTGCATGATCTTCTTCCCTCTTATCTACACGGGCTTCCTGATTTACAG ACCCGACGAGCTAATCCAGAAGCAAAACGAGAAAAGCGAAGCGATCAAGACAGTGGCGAGCGTCACGGGAAGCGTACACCGAACTAAAGCTAAAAGCCA TGACCTCACAACCATGAAGTCTCTGAACTGCTGGTCCAGACTGGCCTGCCTGTACAGCTCGCCGCAAGTCAAGTTCTACTGGAATATCGTGTCCTACTTTGCCTTCCTGTTCCTCTTCGCGGTGGTCCTGATGATGGACTTCCAGACCACACCCTCCCACGCGGAGATTCTGCTGTACGTGTGGCTCTTCTCCGTGGTGAGCGAGGAAGTCCGGCAG CTGTTCTATGACCCCGACGGTTTTGGGTTCCACAAGAAAGCCAGGATGTACATTAGAGAGCTGTGGAATATCTTGGACGTTCTatccatcatcctcttcatcGTCGGGCTCGTTTTCCG TTTGACGAGCAAGCTGTTCTACGCCGGCAAGATCGTCCTCTGCATCGACTTTGTGGTCTTCTGCTTGCGTCTCATGGCCATCTTCAGCATCAGTCGGACGCTGGGACCGAAAATCATCATCGTCAGGAGGATG ATGATGGACATGTTCTTCTTCATGTTCCTGCTGAGTATTTGGGTGGTGGCGTACGGCGTGGCCAAGCAGGGCATCCTGATCCACAACGACGATCGGCTGGAGTGGATTTTCCGGGGCGCCGTGTACGAGCCCTACCTCATCATATTCGGCAACGTCCCCACCAACGTTGATT ATTCAGAATTTGACTTGAACTCCTGTACCATGAACGGAATGGACCCGCTGAAGCCCAAATGCCCCGTGCTGAATGAGAACCAGACCCCGGCCTTTCCCGAGTGGCTCACCATCATCATGCTGTGCGTCTACCTCCTCTTCGCCAACATCCTGCTGCTCAACCTGCTGATCGCCATCTTCAA CTTCACCTTCGAAGAAGTGCAGGACAACTCGGACCGCATCTGGAAGTTCCAACGATACGAGCTCATCAAGGAGTACCACAGCCGCCCCGCCGCCCCTCCGCCCTTCATCATCCTCAGCCACCTTTACATCTTCGTCAGGAATGTGGTGCTTTGCAGGCCGCCGTTTAAATCACGAAAGTTCA GGACTGAGCTTCCTCACATTGAAGAGGAGGAACTGCTGTCGTGGGAGGCCCTGATGAAAGACCGCTACCTGCTGTCCACCCAGCAGCAGCAGACTCGGGCCATGGAGCGATGCATCGTGGACACGGCGCAAAA GGTCAGCGCGATAAGCGATCGGCTGGAGCGGGAAGAGGAGACGAGTTCTGCCGTCTTGGTGAAACGTCTGGCCCGATTGGAGGAGCAG GTCGTCCAGTCCGCCAAAGGCCTGCAGTGGATCATGGAGACTCTGAAGTCGACGGGCCTTGCCGGGAAAGATGAGCAACCAATCC cgaTACTTTCGACAGGGAAGGACCAGCCGGAAAGCTCGGAATCGGCGAACGAGGCCGACGGCTTCCACGTCAAAGCCCGACAGTTCCACTACCCGAACAGCAAGGTCACTCGCTTCCCCGTACCCGAGGAGAAGGTCCCATGGGAG gtcggCTTCAACTCATACACGCCTCCCTATTATAGATCAGAGGACATTGCAGATGG ATCCGACTCCGAGGTTTTGGACAATTACAG AAACCCCGGAGGGAGGACCGGCATCAGAGGCCAAGGCTCACTCAGTCATCCGGGTCCAAATCTCCACGTCGACCTCGTGATTACACG CCTTCGGGACACCGGGCGCTCCGTTTTGGAGTTTCTGGCAGTTGAAGACGAGCAGCAAAAGATGTCGGTTCTACCTGGG GGACCGGTCGAATCTGTCGAACGTCTCCCGTCGGCTCTGATGAGAACCCTGGGCCGGAGCCTGTATGAAAAATTGCATGAAAAAATGGCCGAGGGAATACTG GTGTTTGAAGGTTACGTGGACGACGTCAGGAACACCGATAACGCCTGGGTGGAAACCACCGTCATCAACCTTCACTTGGACTCAAGCGAGGAGTCGGAAGAAATCGTCAACATG GTGGCGTGCAGTCGCGGCTCTCTGCAGTGGCAGGAGGTGAGCTGCAAGAACGGCCTCTGCGCGGACCAAAGCGACTCGCTGCGGCGGGTCGCCGTGCTGCATAACAGGAACTAG
- the trpm2 gene encoding transient receptor potential cation channel subfamily M member 2 isoform X1, with the protein MERHRKKGCRLNRAIVCLKNHVNWIRQNIRKKECCFFEKGAREDVCMCGYSKTEHVADAVPTEDQSGGTWDPNTHVREVPTDAFGEINFGGLRQTTTKYARVSTDTSPEVLYQLMTEQWKVPPPNLLISVTGGAKNFYLKTRLKNVFQRGLIKVAQTTGAWIITGGTNTGVMKHVGQAVRDYSLSSSMQGQIVTIGLATWGVIHNKEVLVHSQGCFPAHYPMEVKGRLPCLDNNHTHFLLVDDGTHGRYGVEIDLRSRLEKCISGKTLGNKAVGVSIPVVCVVLDGGAGTLNTIYTAMLNDTPCVVLEGSGRMADVIAHAAGLPVSQVTIGLIHRLLKKFLSLEYDNFADLKIIEWTKKIQDIIRMSHLLTVFRGGGDSHGDVDVAILQALFKASRVSSSQVMEGWRRQLELAIVWNRVDIAATEIFTDESQWKSSDLHWAMFSALASNKPRFVSLLLENGVSLREFLQSEDTLCELYKQLPNCFFLRKLAKRVHASCFRRRKVFAVRNRVHSAQTEGISLSHVSEEVRHLLGSFTRPIYPPPTTTYHFNMEDAASLSRNLSGSQAPLRVDLTEAQRDPARDLFLWAVLQKNRELSEIAWEQCTDCMSAALAACKILRKMAQEGSDADEAADMRELADHFETRAIGVFTQCYSSGEERAKKLLVRVSPFWGKTTCLRLALEANCKSFVALSGVQGCVFQALLTEIWCGELSVDNAVWRVTICMIFFPLIYTGFLIYRPDELIQKQNEKSEAIKTVASVTGSVHRTKAKSHDLTTMKSLNCWSRLACLYSSPQVKFYWNIVSYFAFLFLFAVVLMMDFQTTPSHAEILLYVWLFSVVSEEVRQLFYDPDGFGFHKKARMYIRELWNILDVLSIILFIVGLVFRLTSKLFYAGKIVLCIDFVVFCLRLMAIFSISRTLGPKIIIVRRMMMDMFFFMFLLSIWVVAYGVAKQGILIHNDDRLEWIFRGAVYEPYLIIFGNVPTNVDYSEFDLNSCTMNGMDPLKPKCPVLNENQTPAFPEWLTIIMLCVYLLFANILLLNLLIAIFNFTFEEVQDNSDRIWKFQRYELIKEYHSRPAAPPPFIILSHLYIFVRNVVLCRPPFKSRKFRTELPHIEEEELLSWEALMKDRYLLSTQQQQTRAMERCIVDTAQKVSAISDRLEREEETSSAVLVKRLARLEEQVVQSAKGLQWIMETLKSTGLAGKDEQPIPILSTGKDQPESSESANEADGFHVKARQFHYPNSKVTRFPVPEEKVPWEVGFNSYTPPYYRSEDIADGRSDSEVLDNYRNPGGRTGIRGQGSLSHPGPNLHVDLVITRLRDTGRSVLEFLAVEDEQQKMSVLPGGPVESVERLPSALMRTLGRSLYEKLHEKMAEGILVFEGYVDDVRNTDNAWVETTVINLHLDSSEESEEIVNMVACSRGSLQWQEVSCKNGLCADQSDSLRRVAVLHNRN; encoded by the exons ATGGAGCGGCACCGGAAGAAGGGGTGTCGGCTCAACCGAGCGATTGTTTGTCTGAAAAAT CACGTCAACTGGATACGACAGAACATCCGCAAGAAAGAGTGTTGCTTCTTTGAGAAAGGTGCCAG AGAGGACGTGTGCATGTGCGGCTACTCCAAGACCGAGCACGTGGCCGACGCCGTCCCGACGGAGGACCAGAGCGGCGGGACCTGGGACCCGAACACCCACGTCCGTGAAGTCCCCACGGATGCTTTCGGGGAGATCAACTTTGGGGGGTTGAGACAGACGACGACCAAg TACGCCCGAGTGTCCACAGACACCAGTCCTGAGGTGCTGTACCAACTGATGACCGAGCAATGGAAAGTCCCTCCACCCAACCTTCTGATCTCGGTCACCGGCGGAGCCAAGAACTTCTACCTGAAGACCCGCCTCAAGAACGTTTTCCAAAGAGGTCTCATCAAAGTGGCCCAGACAACAG GTGCGTGGATCATCACGGGGGGAACCAACACTGGCGTCATGAAGCACGTCGGGCAGGCGGTGAGGGATTACTCCCTGAGCAGCTCCATGCAGGGCCAGATCGTGACCATTGGACTGGCGACGTGGGGAGTCATTCACAACAAGGAGGTTCTGGTGCATTCACAG GGTTGTTTCCCCGCTCATTACCCGATGGAGGTCAAGGGTCGCCTGCCCTGCCTTGACAACAACCACACCCACTTCCTGTTGGTAGACGACGGCACCCACGGCCGGTACGGTGTCGAGATCGATCTGAGGAGTCGTCTGGAGAAGTGCATCTCCGGAAAGACTCTGGGAAATAAAG CGGTGGGAGTTAGCATCCCTGTGGTGTGTGTGGTTCTGGACGGAGGAGCAGGCACTCTCAAT ACCATCTACACGGCCATGCTCAACGACACGCCGTGCGTCGTGTTGGAGGGCTCCGGGAGAATGGCCGACGTGATCGCCCACGCGGCGGGACTCCCCGTGAGCCAGGTCACCATCGGTCTCATCCACCGGCTGCTCAAGAAGTTCCTCAGCCTGGAGTACGACAACTTCGCCGACCTCAAGATCATCGAGTGGACCAAAAAG ATTCAGGACATCATCAGGATGTCTCACCTGCTGACGGTGTTCAGAGGAGGCGGAGACAGTCACGGAGACGTCGATGTGGCCATTTTACAAGCGCTCTTTAAAG CTTCGAGGGTCAGCTCATCTCAGGTCATGGAGGGATGGCGGAGGCAGCTGGAGCTGGCTATCGTCTGGAACAGAGTGGACATAGCCGCCACGGAGATCTTCACCGACGAGAGCCAGTGGAAG TCCAGTGACCTCCACTGGGCTATGTTCTCTGCGCTGGCCAGCAACAAGCCCCGGTTTGTGAGCCTCCTGCTGGAGAACGGCGTGAGTCTGAGGGAGTTTCTCCAGAGCGAGGACACTCTGTGCGAGCTCTACAAGCAGCTGCCCAACTGCTTCTTCCTGCGCAAACTGGCCAAGCGCGTCCACGCGTCCTGCTTCCGGAGGAGGAAGGTGTTCGCCGTCAGGAACCGGGTGCACTCGGCGCAGACCGAGGGCATCTCCTTGAGTCACGTGTCGGAAGAAGTGCGCCACCTCTTGGGTAGCTTCACCCGGCCCATCTACCCGCCGCCCACCACGACGTACCATTTCAATATGGAGGACGCGGCGTCG TTGTCGAGAAATTTGTCTGGTTCCCAAGCTCCGCTCAGGGTGGACCTCACCGAGGCCCAGAGAGATCCAGCCAGAGACCTTTTTCTTTGGGCCGTTCTCCAGAAAAACAGGGAGCTATCTGAAATCGCCTGGGAACAG TGTACGGACTGCATGTCCGCCGCGCTGGCCGCCTGCAAGATCCTGAGGAAGATGGCCCAGGAGGGCAGCGACGCGGACGAGGCCGCAGACATGCGAGAGCTGGCTGATCACTTCGAGACGCGCGCCATCG gCGTTTTCACTCAGTGTTACAGCAGCGGAGAAGAGCGAGCTAAGAAGCTGCTGGTTCGCGTGTCGCCATTTTGGGGGAAGACCACGTGCCTGAGGCTAGCGCTGGAGGCTAACTGTAAAAGCTTCGTGGCCCTGTCAGGTGTCCAG GGGTGTGTCTTTCAGGCCCTCCTGACTGAGATCTGGTGCGGTGAGCTGTCCGTGGACAACGCCGTGTGGAGGGTGACGATCTGCATGATCTTCTTCCCTCTTATCTACACGGGCTTCCTGATTTACAG ACCCGACGAGCTAATCCAGAAGCAAAACGAGAAAAGCGAAGCGATCAAGACAGTGGCGAGCGTCACGGGAAGCGTACACCGAACTAAAGCTAAAAGCCA TGACCTCACAACCATGAAGTCTCTGAACTGCTGGTCCAGACTGGCCTGCCTGTACAGCTCGCCGCAAGTCAAGTTCTACTGGAATATCGTGTCCTACTTTGCCTTCCTGTTCCTCTTCGCGGTGGTCCTGATGATGGACTTCCAGACCACACCCTCCCACGCGGAGATTCTGCTGTACGTGTGGCTCTTCTCCGTGGTGAGCGAGGAAGTCCGGCAG CTGTTCTATGACCCCGACGGTTTTGGGTTCCACAAGAAAGCCAGGATGTACATTAGAGAGCTGTGGAATATCTTGGACGTTCTatccatcatcctcttcatcGTCGGGCTCGTTTTCCG TTTGACGAGCAAGCTGTTCTACGCCGGCAAGATCGTCCTCTGCATCGACTTTGTGGTCTTCTGCTTGCGTCTCATGGCCATCTTCAGCATCAGTCGGACGCTGGGACCGAAAATCATCATCGTCAGGAGGATG ATGATGGACATGTTCTTCTTCATGTTCCTGCTGAGTATTTGGGTGGTGGCGTACGGCGTGGCCAAGCAGGGCATCCTGATCCACAACGACGATCGGCTGGAGTGGATTTTCCGGGGCGCCGTGTACGAGCCCTACCTCATCATATTCGGCAACGTCCCCACCAACGTTGATT ATTCAGAATTTGACTTGAACTCCTGTACCATGAACGGAATGGACCCGCTGAAGCCCAAATGCCCCGTGCTGAATGAGAACCAGACCCCGGCCTTTCCCGAGTGGCTCACCATCATCATGCTGTGCGTCTACCTCCTCTTCGCCAACATCCTGCTGCTCAACCTGCTGATCGCCATCTTCAA CTTCACCTTCGAAGAAGTGCAGGACAACTCGGACCGCATCTGGAAGTTCCAACGATACGAGCTCATCAAGGAGTACCACAGCCGCCCCGCCGCCCCTCCGCCCTTCATCATCCTCAGCCACCTTTACATCTTCGTCAGGAATGTGGTGCTTTGCAGGCCGCCGTTTAAATCACGAAAGTTCA GGACTGAGCTTCCTCACATTGAAGAGGAGGAACTGCTGTCGTGGGAGGCCCTGATGAAAGACCGCTACCTGCTGTCCACCCAGCAGCAGCAGACTCGGGCCATGGAGCGATGCATCGTGGACACGGCGCAAAA GGTCAGCGCGATAAGCGATCGGCTGGAGCGGGAAGAGGAGACGAGTTCTGCCGTCTTGGTGAAACGTCTGGCCCGATTGGAGGAGCAG GTCGTCCAGTCCGCCAAAGGCCTGCAGTGGATCATGGAGACTCTGAAGTCGACGGGCCTTGCCGGGAAAGATGAGCAACCAATCC cgaTACTTTCGACAGGGAAGGACCAGCCGGAAAGCTCGGAATCGGCGAACGAGGCCGACGGCTTCCACGTCAAAGCCCGACAGTTCCACTACCCGAACAGCAAGGTCACTCGCTTCCCCGTACCCGAGGAGAAGGTCCCATGGGAG gtcggCTTCAACTCATACACGCCTCCCTATTATAGATCAGAGGACATTGCAGATGG CAGATCCGACTCCGAGGTTTTGGACAATTACAG AAACCCCGGAGGGAGGACCGGCATCAGAGGCCAAGGCTCACTCAGTCATCCGGGTCCAAATCTCCACGTCGACCTCGTGATTACACG CCTTCGGGACACCGGGCGCTCCGTTTTGGAGTTTCTGGCAGTTGAAGACGAGCAGCAAAAGATGTCGGTTCTACCTGGG GGACCGGTCGAATCTGTCGAACGTCTCCCGTCGGCTCTGATGAGAACCCTGGGCCGGAGCCTGTATGAAAAATTGCATGAAAAAATGGCCGAGGGAATACTG GTGTTTGAAGGTTACGTGGACGACGTCAGGAACACCGATAACGCCTGGGTGGAAACCACCGTCATCAACCTTCACTTGGACTCAAGCGAGGAGTCGGAAGAAATCGTCAACATG GTGGCGTGCAGTCGCGGCTCTCTGCAGTGGCAGGAGGTGAGCTGCAAGAACGGCCTCTGCGCGGACCAAAGCGACTCGCTGCGGCGGGTCGCCGTGCTGCATAACAGGAACTAG